A genomic region of Salinibacter pepae contains the following coding sequences:
- the dprA gene encoding DNA-processing protein DprA: MRLPLPDDDEPPGQHQARDQRALIGLSLVPGVGPQRLRALLAAFETPTAIFRASRSTLTQVDGVGDQTAEAILTFDDRAAVQREMTRADDLDASLVSPWDARFPDRLREIYDPPAFLWMRGTLPEGDRPMVTVVGTRRCTDYGRTQAHHFGAELARRGFTVVSGLAYGIDAAAHKGALDAGGRTIAVLGSGVGRIYPKKHTALAERITEHGAVLSEYGLDAEPDAPHFPERNRILSGLALGTLVVESYSEGGALITARLALEQNREVFAVPGAITKDSSRGTNRLIQKGHAKLVMGMDDLLEELPAMTVEEPGDVDANTVATGAGPDPDDLSGDAKVLYDALSDTPVHVDALCEETGLDPSSVLPTLLELEFKGLVRQLAGKQFRRS; encoded by the coding sequence ATGAGACTTCCCCTACCGGACGACGACGAACCGCCGGGCCAACACCAGGCCCGCGACCAGCGGGCCCTGATCGGCCTCTCGCTCGTGCCGGGGGTGGGTCCCCAGCGGCTCCGGGCCCTCCTGGCGGCCTTTGAAACCCCCACTGCGATCTTTCGGGCCTCGCGGTCGACCCTGACGCAGGTGGACGGGGTGGGCGACCAGACCGCCGAGGCCATTCTCACGTTCGACGACCGGGCGGCGGTGCAGCGGGAGATGACACGGGCCGACGACCTGGACGCGTCGCTCGTCTCGCCGTGGGACGCGCGCTTCCCCGATCGCCTCCGCGAAATCTACGACCCGCCCGCGTTCCTGTGGATGCGGGGCACGCTGCCCGAGGGCGACCGCCCAATGGTAACGGTCGTGGGCACCCGCCGCTGCACGGACTACGGGCGGACCCAGGCGCATCACTTTGGGGCCGAGCTGGCCCGCCGCGGCTTTACGGTGGTGAGCGGGCTGGCCTACGGCATCGATGCCGCCGCGCACAAGGGCGCGCTCGACGCCGGGGGGCGCACGATTGCGGTCCTCGGGTCGGGGGTCGGCCGCATCTATCCGAAGAAGCACACGGCCCTCGCGGAGCGGATCACCGAACACGGGGCGGTGCTGTCCGAGTACGGGCTCGACGCGGAGCCGGACGCGCCCCACTTCCCGGAGCGGAACCGCATCCTGAGCGGGCTCGCCCTGGGCACGCTCGTGGTGGAGTCGTACTCGGAAGGCGGGGCCCTCATTACGGCCCGCCTGGCGCTGGAGCAGAACCGAGAAGTGTTCGCCGTGCCGGGCGCCATCACGAAGGACTCCAGCCGGGGGACCAACCGGCTCATCCAGAAGGGCCACGCCAAGCTGGTGATGGGGATGGACGACCTGCTGGAGGAGCTTCCGGCGATGACGGTAGAGGAGCCCGGCGACGTGGACGCGAACACCGTGGCCACCGGGGCTGGGCCCGACCCCGACGACCTGTCGGGCGACGCAAAGGTGCTGTACGACGCCCTGTCGGACACGCCCGTTCACGTCGACGCGCTGTGCGAGGAAACGGGCCTCGACCCGTCGTCGGTGCTCCCCACTCTTCTCGAGCTGGAGTTCAAGGGCCTCGTCCGTCAGCTCGCGGGCAAGCAATTTCGGCGCTCGTAA
- a CDS encoding HNH endonuclease, which produces MNGHVLVLNQDYSALTVCSVQRAVVLMHLQKVHLVESADDQYVRSPSVELPWPSIVRLKQYANVPYKRVMLSRKNVLKRDRNTCQYCGAQSNLTIDHVVPKSRGGRDTWENLVAACVTCNNQKGDSTPEEADMELARQPFRPSYVMFLRDFAGEIEDTWKPYLFLS; this is translated from the coding sequence ATGAACGGGCATGTTCTCGTGCTAAACCAGGACTACAGCGCCCTCACCGTCTGCAGCGTGCAGCGGGCCGTCGTGCTCATGCACCTGCAGAAGGTCCACCTCGTGGAATCGGCGGACGATCAGTACGTGCGTTCGCCGAGCGTGGAGCTGCCGTGGCCAAGCATCGTGCGGCTGAAGCAGTACGCCAACGTCCCGTACAAGCGGGTCATGCTCTCCCGCAAGAACGTCCTCAAGCGGGACCGCAACACGTGTCAGTACTGCGGGGCCCAGAGCAACCTGACCATCGACCACGTGGTGCCCAAGTCGCGGGGCGGGCGCGACACGTGGGAGAACCTCGTGGCGGCCTGCGTCACCTGCAACAATCAGAAGGGAGACTCGACGCCCGAGGAGGCAGACATGGAACTGGCACGCCAGCCGTTCCGGCCCAGCTACGTGATGTTTCTGCGGGACTTCGCCGGCGAGATCGAGGACACCTGGAAGCCGTACCTCTTTTTGTCATAA
- a CDS encoding ABC transporter permease, with translation MRPLLGLVLITFRELWARKIVLGLFIVSSLVLLAVTFALNLDVVEGSLAGIRLFGQEAAPEDMGGEDAPPLTLSRVVVAVESVVAGVAYWIGILLALFASASLFPDLQSDGRVELLLSKPIGRLNVLFGHMLGVWSAIGILAVYLLGGVWVIMSLKTGVWNPRFLLSLLLVVGMFAVMYAAVMLMGVWTESTALGLIVSYGLIFISMVLAAADQIGPTLGPVGGPVFWGLYHGLPNFTEVTQIVSTLAKGEAVSSWYPFVSSLLFGGTAYAVTGYWFVRRDF, from the coding sequence ATGCGCCCCCTACTTGGTCTCGTCCTGATTACGTTCCGGGAGCTCTGGGCCCGGAAGATCGTGCTGGGGCTGTTCATCGTCAGCTCCCTGGTGCTGCTGGCGGTCACGTTCGCCCTGAACCTAGACGTGGTGGAGGGATCGCTCGCGGGCATCCGCCTGTTTGGCCAGGAGGCCGCCCCCGAGGACATGGGCGGGGAGGACGCCCCGCCGCTCACGCTCTCGCGCGTGGTTGTCGCGGTGGAGTCCGTCGTGGCCGGCGTGGCGTACTGGATTGGCATCCTGCTGGCGCTCTTCGCCTCGGCTTCGCTCTTCCCCGACCTCCAGTCCGACGGGCGCGTGGAGCTGCTGCTGTCAAAGCCCATCGGCCGCCTGAACGTGCTCTTCGGCCACATGCTGGGGGTCTGGAGCGCGATCGGCATCCTCGCGGTCTACCTGCTGGGCGGCGTGTGGGTCATCATGTCCCTCAAAACGGGGGTGTGGAATCCGCGCTTTCTCCTCTCGCTGCTCCTGGTCGTGGGCATGTTTGCCGTGATGTACGCGGCCGTCATGCTGATGGGGGTCTGGACCGAAAGCACGGCGCTGGGGCTCATCGTCTCGTACGGCCTCATCTTCATCTCGATGGTGCTGGCCGCCGCCGACCAGATTGGCCCCACCCTCGGCCCCGTCGGCGGCCCCGTGTTTTGGGGGCTGTACCACGGCCTGCCCAACTTCACAGAAGTCACGCAGATTGTCTCTACCCTGGCGAAGGGCGAGGCGGTGTCGTCCTGGTATCCATTCGTCTCGTCGCTGCTCTTTGGCGGCACCGCCTACGCGGTGACCGGCTACTGGTTCGTGCGACGGGACTTCTGA
- the rnhA gene encoding ribonuclease HI encodes MNEVTIYTDGACSGNPGPGGWAAILLPDDDSDATDPLTGGEPHTTNNRMELTAALEALRALDDRSRVALHTDSEYLSKAFNEGWLDSWQDNNWQTASNDDVKNQDLWKALLEEADRHEVDWVWVKGHADDELNIMADELAVAAMERFK; translated from the coding sequence ATGAACGAGGTCACCATCTACACCGACGGCGCCTGCAGCGGGAATCCGGGGCCCGGCGGCTGGGCCGCCATTCTCCTTCCCGACGACGACTCGGACGCCACCGATCCGCTCACCGGCGGGGAGCCCCACACCACCAACAACCGGATGGAGCTGACGGCCGCCCTGGAGGCCCTCCGGGCCCTCGACGACCGGAGTCGGGTCGCGCTCCACACCGACAGCGAGTACCTCTCGAAGGCGTTCAACGAGGGGTGGCTCGACAGCTGGCAGGACAACAACTGGCAGACCGCCTCGAACGACGACGTCAAGAACCAGGACCTGTGGAAGGCGCTTCTCGAGGAGGCGGACCGGCACGAGGTCGACTGGGTCTGGGTGAAGGGCCACGCCGACGACGAATTGAACATTATGGCCGACGAGTTGGCCGTGGCCGCGATGGAGCGGTTCAAGTGA
- a CDS encoding RluA family pseudouridine synthase yields the protein MTQTPDAFDPADYEADVRREENVVEVVVPETETGGPRIDKYLTRFYPEASRTKIQRAIKKGHLKVNGADVKKSYPVAPGDEIVFRLIRKPPMRAEPEAIPLDVVYEDEDLLVVNKPAGMVVHPAPGHRSGTLVHALLHHVDGGTVAADDAREAVSEDDVGLSLVNALPESPDHPVVRPGIVHRLDKGTSGLLVVAKRGRAHQPLAEQFKAHTVDRRYRAVVWGRLAPPDGTIEGAIGRDPHHRQRMAVVPDEKGKRARTHYETVEAHAHTSVVEFELETGRTHQIRVHARAQGHPLLGDPKYGGQRVRYGTQSGKRRAFYDQLFRTLPHPALHAYRIGFDHPTMGERLRFEADPPPAWRRVLRALRRKEGAGTTDP from the coding sequence ATGACACAGACGCCGGACGCATTTGACCCAGCTGACTACGAGGCCGACGTCCGTCGGGAGGAGAACGTCGTTGAGGTCGTCGTGCCGGAGACCGAAACCGGCGGGCCGCGCATCGACAAGTACCTCACGCGCTTCTACCCCGAGGCCTCCCGTACCAAGATTCAGCGGGCGATTAAAAAAGGGCACCTCAAGGTGAACGGGGCGGACGTCAAAAAGTCGTACCCGGTGGCGCCGGGGGATGAGATTGTCTTTCGGCTCATTCGCAAGCCGCCGATGCGGGCGGAGCCGGAGGCGATTCCGCTCGACGTCGTGTACGAGGATGAGGATCTCCTCGTGGTCAACAAGCCGGCGGGCATGGTCGTGCATCCGGCGCCGGGCCACCGGTCGGGCACGCTCGTGCACGCCCTGCTCCACCACGTGGACGGGGGGACGGTGGCCGCGGACGATGCACGGGAGGCGGTGTCGGAAGACGACGTTGGCCTTTCCCTGGTCAATGCGCTTCCGGAGTCGCCGGACCATCCGGTCGTACGGCCCGGCATCGTGCACCGGCTCGACAAGGGCACGTCCGGCCTGCTGGTCGTGGCGAAGCGGGGCCGCGCCCACCAGCCGTTGGCCGAGCAATTCAAAGCCCATACGGTGGACCGGCGGTACCGGGCAGTCGTCTGGGGACGCCTTGCCCCTCCGGACGGGACGATCGAGGGGGCCATCGGGCGGGATCCGCACCATCGCCAGCGCATGGCGGTCGTGCCCGACGAGAAGGGCAAGCGGGCCCGGACGCACTACGAGACCGTAGAGGCCCACGCCCATACGTCCGTCGTGGAGTTCGAGCTGGAGACCGGGCGCACCCACCAGATCCGGGTCCACGCCCGCGCCCAGGGGCACCCGCTCCTCGGCGACCCGAAGTACGGCGGGCAGCGGGTCCGGTACGGGACGCAGAGCGGGAAGCGCCGGGCCTTTTACGATCAGCTCTTCAGGACGCTTCCTCATCCCGCGCTTCATGCGTATCGCATTGGCTTCGACCATCCCACCATGGGGGAGCGCCTCCGGTTCGAGGCCGATCCGCCCCCGGCGTGGCGCCGCGTCCTGCGCGCGTTGAGACGGAAGGAGGGAGCAGGGACGACGGACCCGTGA
- a CDS encoding M56 family metallopeptidase, with product MQMILDGLSALGTATIDPLWRPVLAWTALGLPLWTLLRWTDRLHPNAEYRLSQLLLAALPVGLGVVCVIEMLPGASQSALLPARSALVVPAVETGPVSVPAGSWTWMHALGLLTVGALGIGLIRLGRLALGVAAVGRVRRELETTTPSLDAEADRLQERLGVRRPVQVCSSADAAVPMTLGGLPPMILVPDRLAEATTDLRMTLRHELIHVRRWDDCAQLLERFVAALFAAHPLVGRLRRQIDEARERACDAAVLDDGETPVGDYARLLTAFADRASSPRLSALSLSESPSSLIDRLSAMRSSMPSFLSSRLALGAALVVVGVGLTLGLVACSDSVGPSPSPEASTTAESSSSATGDDGEVYMVAEDPPELSGGMKALQKSIQYPEMAKEAGIEGRVIVQFIVDKDGAVTNPTVARGVHEQLNEAALEAVKQQAFSPGRQDGEPVKVQMSLPVTFRLPNASGGAVNGSGSDATASSPSSRTDASGRLFKKAGIQRVRVLMNEEGRLLIDDEPVEMSSLTDAVRQRITADAARAALIYADGAPGDRVDAAEARLRALDLQMVYIKPAV from the coding sequence ATGCAGATGATTCTTGACGGGCTCTCCGCCCTCGGCACGGCAACGATCGATCCACTGTGGCGCCCGGTTCTGGCATGGACTGCCCTCGGGCTCCCTCTCTGGACGCTCCTCCGGTGGACGGATCGGCTGCACCCGAATGCGGAGTACCGCCTCTCGCAGCTCCTCCTTGCGGCCCTGCCGGTCGGTCTTGGTGTGGTCTGCGTCATCGAGATGCTGCCCGGCGCCTCACAATCCGCCCTGCTTCCTGCCCGGTCGGCCCTCGTGGTGCCGGCGGTCGAGACGGGCCCCGTATCGGTCCCGGCCGGCTCATGGACGTGGATGCACGCGCTCGGGCTCCTCACCGTCGGCGCCCTGGGAATCGGCCTGATTCGTCTGGGGCGCCTTGCGCTGGGGGTCGCAGCCGTGGGGCGCGTGCGGCGGGAATTAGAGACGACGACACCGTCCCTGGACGCCGAGGCGGATCGCCTTCAGGAGCGGCTCGGCGTCCGTCGCCCGGTCCAGGTCTGCTCTTCCGCAGACGCGGCCGTGCCCATGACACTTGGCGGCCTCCCCCCCATGATTCTGGTGCCAGATCGGCTCGCAGAGGCGACGACGGACCTCCGCATGACCCTCCGCCACGAGCTCATCCACGTCCGCCGCTGGGACGACTGCGCGCAGCTGCTCGAGCGATTCGTGGCCGCCCTGTTCGCCGCGCACCCGCTCGTGGGCCGTCTCCGGCGGCAGATTGACGAGGCGCGGGAGCGGGCCTGCGACGCGGCCGTCCTCGACGACGGGGAGACGCCCGTGGGCGATTACGCCCGCCTCCTGACGGCCTTCGCGGACCGGGCCTCCTCTCCGCGCCTCAGTGCCCTTTCCCTCTCCGAATCGCCCTCTTCCCTCATCGACCGACTTTCCGCCATGCGCTCCTCGATGCCCTCGTTTCTCTCCTCCCGCCTCGCCCTGGGCGCCGCCCTCGTGGTGGTCGGGGTCGGCCTCACGCTCGGCCTGGTGGCCTGCTCCGATAGCGTCGGGCCCTCCCCGTCACCGGAGGCTTCCACCACCGCGGAGTCCTCTTCTTCAGCCACCGGTGACGACGGTGAGGTTTACATGGTCGCCGAGGACCCGCCCGAACTCTCTGGGGGCATGAAGGCCCTCCAGAAGTCCATCCAGTACCCTGAAATGGCCAAGGAGGCCGGGATTGAGGGCCGGGTGATCGTCCAGTTCATCGTCGACAAGGACGGTGCCGTAACGAATCCGACCGTTGCCCGGGGCGTGCACGAGCAGTTAAATGAGGCCGCCCTCGAAGCGGTCAAGCAGCAGGCGTTCAGCCCGGGCCGGCAGGACGGCGAGCCGGTGAAGGTCCAGATGTCGCTGCCGGTCACCTTCCGGCTCCCCAACGCATCCGGCGGGGCAGTAAATGGATCCGGTAGCGATGCCACTGCGTCCAGTCCGTCGTCTAGGACAGACGCCAGCGGTCGCCTCTTCAAGAAGGCCGGGATTCAACGTGTCCGCGTCCTCATGAACGAGGAGGGCCGTCTCCTCATCGACGACGAACCGGTAGAGATGTCCAGCTTGACCGACGCGGTCCGCCAGCGCATCACCGCGGATGCCGCCCGGGCTGCACTCATCTATGCCGACGGGGCGCCCGGCGACCGCGTTGACGCCGCCGAGGCCCGCCTCAGGGCACTTGACCTCCAGATGGTCTACATCAAGCCGGCGGTGTGA
- a CDS encoding aminotransferase class V-fold PLP-dependent enzyme, with product MTPEALRSHYPHTEHQTYLNHAAVSPMSRPVREAIDAYVGERHGADPDAPIANFESFFPVMEETKERLARVLGTDSARVEFVPNTSAGLNVLARGLDWEAGDRIAVPDGAFPTNVYPFLNLEAEGVEVDFVPTEEGAYTVDDVADTLRPETRVLSVSWVHFLSGFRADLAALGALCEKHDVIFCVDAIQGLGALQIDVEAAGIDFLTAGGHKWLMAAQGIGVLYCAEALQDHLRPPTGWLHGPVDWEHLDEYELTFHDDARQFRTGTLNSVGVAALHAALGLYLEAGPEWCEERVLSLSGTLADELSDRGLPRYGTDDPAHASGIVTIAPDAPEALFEHLKAHGITGALRNRKLRLAPTYYNDDADLGAILDAVDSFR from the coding sequence ATGACCCCCGAAGCGCTCCGGAGCCACTACCCCCACACCGAGCACCAGACCTACCTCAACCACGCGGCGGTGAGCCCCATGAGCCGGCCGGTGCGTGAGGCCATCGACGCGTACGTGGGCGAACGGCACGGGGCCGACCCCGACGCCCCGATTGCCAACTTCGAGTCCTTCTTTCCGGTGATGGAGGAGACGAAGGAGCGGCTGGCGAGGGTCCTCGGCACCGACTCGGCCCGCGTCGAGTTTGTCCCCAACACCTCCGCCGGCCTCAACGTGCTCGCCCGCGGGCTCGATTGGGAGGCGGGCGACCGCATTGCCGTGCCCGACGGCGCCTTCCCAACCAACGTGTATCCGTTCCTAAACCTGGAGGCCGAAGGGGTCGAGGTGGACTTCGTGCCGACCGAGGAAGGGGCGTACACCGTCGACGACGTGGCGGACACCCTCCGGCCCGAGACGCGGGTGCTGAGTGTGTCCTGGGTGCACTTCCTCTCGGGCTTTCGGGCCGACCTGGCGGCGCTCGGCGCGCTCTGCGAAAAGCACGACGTGATCTTCTGCGTGGATGCCATCCAGGGGCTCGGCGCGCTCCAGATCGACGTGGAGGCGGCGGGCATCGACTTTTTGACCGCCGGCGGGCACAAGTGGCTGATGGCCGCGCAGGGGATCGGCGTGCTGTACTGCGCCGAGGCCTTGCAGGACCACCTCCGTCCGCCGACGGGCTGGCTCCACGGGCCGGTCGACTGGGAGCACCTCGACGAGTACGAGCTCACGTTCCACGACGACGCCCGCCAGTTCCGGACCGGCACCCTGAACAGCGTCGGCGTGGCGGCCCTGCACGCCGCGCTCGGGCTCTACCTTGAGGCCGGCCCGGAGTGGTGTGAGGAACGGGTCCTCTCGCTGTCGGGAACCCTCGCGGACGAGCTGAGCGACCGCGGACTGCCCCGCTACGGCACCGACGACCCGGCCCACGCGAGCGGCATCGTGACGATTGCGCCGGATGCCCCGGAGGCCCTGTTTGAGCACCTGAAGGCCCACGGCATCACGGGCGCCCTCCGCAACCGGAAGCTGCGCCTTGCGCCGACGTATTACAACGATGACGCTGACCTCGGCGCTATTCTCGACGCTGTTGACTCGTTCCGGTGA
- a CDS encoding BlaI/MecI/CopY family transcriptional regulator, translated as MQRKSLTHLGETEMEVLHHVWDLGEATVADVRERILEDRDVAYTTVMTVLKTLAEKDYLNYHKEGRSYVYQPAEDPDAVQHSLLRRLMDKVFQGSPSALVQTLVRREDLSDDEREEIKALIDALDEKDSETDDADDS; from the coding sequence ATGCAGCGAAAGTCTCTGACCCATCTCGGCGAAACGGAAATGGAGGTCCTCCATCACGTGTGGGACCTCGGCGAGGCCACTGTCGCCGACGTGCGCGAACGCATCCTGGAGGACCGCGACGTGGCGTACACCACCGTCATGACGGTGCTCAAGACCCTGGCCGAGAAAGACTACCTCAACTACCACAAGGAGGGCCGCTCGTACGTCTATCAGCCCGCGGAGGACCCGGACGCTGTACAGCACAGCCTGTTGCGGCGCCTCATGGACAAGGTTTTCCAGGGCTCCCCATCGGCCCTGGTGCAGACGCTCGTGCGGCGGGAGGACCTAAGCGACGACGAGCGGGAAGAGATCAAGGCCCTCATCGACGCCCTCGACGAGAAGGACTCCGAGACCGATGATGCAGATGATTCTTGA
- a CDS encoding TIGR04283 family arsenosugar biosynthesis glycosyltransferase, whose product MIAPRLVSIIIPTLNEEDAIAPTLRQARRQEGPVEILVADGGSTDDTRSVAQARGATVLQAPRGRAPQMNHGANRSSGDILLFLHADTRLPPNGLSRIRRALAAPDAIAGTFRLCFDDPTPLLRFYAWCTRWPWIRLCFGDRGQFVERSAFEAVGGFPDWPLFEDLELAARLQGHGGIRFLDAAVTTSARRFRRHGPLRQQLLNLYLWGRYLWGTDPDRLASLYPDRPGPVDQQPRS is encoded by the coding sequence GTGATTGCCCCACGGCTCGTCTCGATTATCATCCCGACCCTGAACGAGGAAGACGCGATCGCCCCCACGCTGCGCCAGGCCCGCCGCCAGGAGGGGCCCGTTGAGATTCTGGTCGCGGACGGGGGGTCTACCGACGACACTCGGTCGGTGGCACAGGCCCGCGGCGCGACCGTCCTGCAGGCCCCACGGGGCCGGGCGCCCCAGATGAACCACGGGGCCAACCGCAGCAGCGGCGATATTCTTCTCTTTCTGCACGCGGACACCCGGCTTCCCCCGAACGGACTATCTCGGATTCGGCGGGCCCTGGCCGCACCGGATGCCATCGCCGGCACGTTTCGTTTGTGTTTCGACGACCCGACGCCGCTTCTTCGCTTCTACGCGTGGTGCACCCGATGGCCGTGGATTCGTCTCTGCTTCGGCGACCGGGGCCAGTTCGTGGAGCGGTCGGCGTTCGAGGCCGTGGGCGGCTTCCCGGACTGGCCCCTCTTCGAAGACCTGGAGCTGGCCGCCCGGCTTCAGGGACACGGAGGGATTCGTTTTTTGGACGCAGCCGTCACGACATCGGCCCGCCGGTTTCGGCGCCACGGCCCGCTCCGCCAGCAGCTCCTCAACCTGTACCTGTGGGGCCGCTACCTGTGGGGCACCGACCCGGACCGACTGGCGTCCCTGTACCCCGACCGACCCGGCCCCGTCGACCAGCAGCCCCGTTCCTGA
- the obgE gene encoding GTPase ObgE — MKFLDQVDLRVSSGDGGKGVVAWRREKYVPKGGPSGGDGGDGGSVYVEADENLYTLMDLSHNTQVFAGDGEPGGRREQTGASGADKVIRVPPGTVVKKQTGEVLGEVVEPGQRICVAEGGQGGRGNAFFKSSTNQAPRESQPGEPGEERDLTFELKLMADVGLVGFPNAGKSTLVSSVSAAEPEVADYPFTTLTPQLGMVYVSEYETFVMADIPGIIEDAHEGKGLGLQFLRHIERTSVLLFVIPITSQDLGEEYEALLHELESHEASLLDKPRVVALSKIDILAPDERELLPDVVADEFPDDVPLLPISAVADVGLDPLRYTLFDTVHSTQSADALDA; from the coding sequence ATGAAGTTTCTTGATCAGGTCGATCTCAGGGTAAGCAGTGGCGACGGCGGCAAAGGCGTCGTGGCGTGGCGCCGGGAAAAGTATGTCCCCAAAGGCGGCCCGTCGGGGGGCGACGGGGGAGACGGGGGCTCGGTGTACGTCGAGGCCGACGAGAACCTCTACACGCTGATGGACCTGAGTCACAACACCCAGGTCTTTGCGGGGGACGGCGAGCCGGGCGGACGCCGCGAGCAGACGGGGGCTTCGGGCGCGGACAAGGTCATTCGGGTGCCGCCCGGAACCGTGGTGAAAAAACAGACGGGGGAAGTCCTGGGGGAGGTCGTGGAGCCGGGCCAGCGCATCTGCGTGGCCGAAGGGGGACAGGGCGGGCGGGGCAACGCCTTCTTCAAATCGAGCACGAACCAGGCCCCCCGCGAGTCGCAGCCGGGGGAGCCCGGCGAGGAGCGCGATCTGACGTTCGAGCTCAAGCTGATGGCGGACGTGGGGCTCGTCGGCTTCCCGAATGCGGGCAAGAGCACGCTCGTGTCGTCCGTGTCGGCTGCGGAGCCGGAGGTGGCGGACTACCCGTTTACGACGCTCACCCCCCAGCTGGGCATGGTCTACGTGAGCGAGTACGAAACCTTCGTGATGGCCGATATTCCCGGCATCATCGAGGACGCACACGAGGGAAAGGGCCTCGGGCTCCAATTCCTCCGCCATATCGAGCGCACGTCGGTCCTATTGTTCGTCATTCCCATTACGTCGCAGGACCTGGGCGAAGAGTACGAGGCGCTCCTCCACGAGCTGGAGTCCCACGAGGCCAGCCTTCTCGACAAGCCTCGTGTCGTGGCGCTGTCGAAGATTGATATCCTGGCGCCCGACGAGCGGGAGCTCCTGCCCGACGTGGTGGCCGATGAGTTTCCGGACGATGTGCCCCTGCTTCCGATTAGCGCCGTGGCCGACGTGGGCCTCGACCCGCTGAGGTACACCCTCTTCGACACCGTCCACTCCACGCAATCGGCGGACGCACTCGACGCATGA
- a CDS encoding dimethylarginine dimethylaminohydrolase family protein — MIYQTPDALDLQLDRIPPLPPPRRVVLTTPTHFDVEYVINPHMSENVGAVNTDVAWQQWKALRAAYTALDHTPVLVNGQSGLPDMVFCANQTLPFYDPASDSKGVVLSRMHSEQRADEVPYYARFFEQDGYAVETLPEDLDADFEGMGDALWHPGHHLLWGGYGYRTSPEAYEALGDLLDVPIVALRLVDPDYYHLDTCLCPLDARHALVAPEAFDDAGRALIDALFETVIEVPDHEARHQFACNAHCPDGAHVLIQEGCEGTNAQLRNHDFVPVELDTSEFMKSGGSVFCMKQMIW; from the coding sequence ATGATCTACCAGACGCCCGATGCCCTCGACCTCCAGCTCGATCGAATTCCCCCGCTCCCCCCTCCGCGGCGCGTCGTTCTGACGACCCCGACCCACTTCGACGTCGAATACGTCATCAACCCGCACATGTCGGAGAACGTGGGCGCGGTGAACACGGACGTCGCCTGGCAGCAGTGGAAGGCCCTCCGCGCCGCCTATACGGCCCTCGACCACACGCCCGTCCTGGTCAACGGCCAGTCCGGGCTGCCCGACATGGTCTTCTGCGCGAACCAGACCCTCCCCTTCTACGACCCCGCGTCCGACTCGAAGGGCGTGGTGCTCAGCCGCATGCACAGCGAACAACGGGCGGACGAGGTGCCGTACTACGCCCGGTTTTTTGAGCAAGACGGGTATGCCGTGGAAACCCTGCCGGAGGACCTGGACGCAGACTTCGAAGGCATGGGGGATGCCCTCTGGCATCCGGGCCACCACCTCCTGTGGGGCGGGTACGGCTACCGGACGAGCCCGGAGGCGTACGAGGCACTCGGGGACCTGCTCGACGTGCCCATTGTGGCCCTCCGCCTCGTCGACCCGGACTACTACCACCTCGATACCTGCCTGTGTCCCCTGGACGCCCGGCACGCACTCGTGGCCCCGGAGGCCTTCGACGACGCGGGCCGTGCCCTCATCGATGCCCTCTTCGAAACGGTCATCGAGGTGCCGGACCACGAGGCGCGGCACCAGTTTGCCTGCAATGCTCACTGCCCCGACGGGGCGCACGTCCTGATCCAGGAAGGCTGTGAAGGGACCAACGCCCAACTGCGGAATCACGACTTCGTCCCGGTGGAGCTCGACACCAGCGAGTTTATGAAGTCCGGCGGGTCGGTCTTCTGCATGAAACAGATGATCTGGTGA